A genomic region of Trichothermofontia sichuanensis B231 contains the following coding sequences:
- a CDS encoding glutaredoxin family protein translates to MRLIMYAKPGCHICAGLKEKLAQITTLDFELEVRDITTRQDWLETYEMSVPVLYLIPDENIGEAGAISIPRLSPRASVDQLTQMLQKVFAAHA, encoded by the coding sequence ATGCGTTTAATTATGTACGCCAAACCGGGTTGTCATATCTGTGCCGGACTCAAGGAAAAACTGGCCCAGATCACTACCCTCGACTTTGAGCTAGAGGTGCGGGACATCACCACCCGACAAGATTGGTTGGAAACCTACGAGATGTCAGTCCCAGTGTTGTATCTAATTCCAGATGAAAATATCGGCGAAGCGGGGGCTATCTCGATTCCCCGTCTCTCTCCCCGTGCCAGTGTTGATCAGTTGACACAAATGTTACAGAAAGTGTTTGCTGCCCATGCCTAA